A genomic region of Mustela erminea isolate mMusErm1 chromosome 12, mMusErm1.Pri, whole genome shotgun sequence contains the following coding sequences:
- the LOC116571094 gene encoding ral guanine nucleotide dissociation stimulator-like translates to MQTAALTPRGSRWSQGGALSCVPSPGAPAPPTGAIPTAGPTPAAPKSAVSSILGTWLDQYLEDFCQPPDFPCLKQLVAYVQLNMPSSDLERRARLLLAQLECAEPAQAEPEATPPSKEPGPAPQHP, encoded by the exons ATGCAGACAGCTGCACTCACACCCCGAGGAAGCCGGTGGAGCCAGGGCGGCGCCCTCTCCTGTGTCCCCTCTCCGGGTGCACCTGCACCTCCCACGGGAGCGATCCCCACTGCCGGTCCCACACCTGCTGCACCCAAAAG TGCCGTCTCCTCcattctgggcacctggctggaccAGTACTTGGAGGACTTCTGTCAGCCCCCAGACTTTCCCTGCCTCAAGCAGCTGGTGGCCTACGTGCAGCTCAACATGCCCAGCTCTGACCTAGAGCGCCGTGCCCGCCTTCTGCTGGCCCAGCTGGAGTGCGCAGAGCCCGCGCAGGCCGAGCCCGAGG CTACTCCGCCATCCAAGGAGCCCGGGCCGGCCCCACAGCACCCCTAG